GGTCAGCACCTCCCACTGGTGCTCGAACTGATGTGCTAATTCCAGAGCCTTCTCATGATACTCAGCATGGTTCTTCCAGCTTAAGGCGGGATTCAGGATAGAAGCAGGAATTCCAGGTAATTCTCCGGGAATTAAAAGGTGGAAAATTGGTTCCCTTTCAAACGGTACATGCTCGATGCTCCCATCGATAATAGAACGCACAATGGTTCTGGTATGGTCGATATCAATTCGTTTTCCAATGCCGTACGGCCCTCCAATCCAGCCAGTATTGACCAGATACACCCGAGGTGAATATTTTTCAATACGTTTCCCAAGCATTTGGGCATAGACCTGTGGCCGAAGTGGCACAAACGGTGCTCCAAAACACACCGAGAACGTCGTCTGTGGCTCAATGATACCCCGTTCAGTTCCAGCCAATTTGCTGGTATATCCCAGAAGAAAATAGGATACCGCCTGCTCCTTATCGAGCTTGGCAACCGGTGGCATCACTCCAAAGGCATCCGCGGTCAGGAAAATGACCACCTGAGGATGTCCAGCCATCCCCGGAATCAGCGCATTGGGGATGAATTCTACGGGGTAACTCACCCGGGTATTTTCCGTATACCGGGCATCACTGTAATCAGGACGGCGAGTTTCCGGATCCACGACCACGTTTTCCATGATGGCCCCATAACGGATGGAATCCCAGATCTGGGGTTCTTTTTCCCGGGAGAGATTGATGCACTTGGCATAACATCCCCCCTCAAAGTTGAAAATCCCATGTTCCGACCATCCATGTTCGTCGTCACCAATCAGACGACGAGTTAAATCTGCAGAAAGTGATGTCTTGCCGGTTCCGGAAAGTCCAAAGAAAATTGCCACATCCCCTTTTTCGCCCACGTTTGCCGAACAGTGCATGGGGAAAACCCCTTGAAAAGGGAGCAAAAAATTCATAACCGTAAAAATAGCTTTCTTTATCTCTCCTCCGTAGGACGTTCCCCCAATGATGACCATCTTCCGGCTAAAATTGATGACTACAAATGCTTCAGAACGAATTCTGTCTTTGGCTGGATTAGCCTTATACGAAGGGGCACAGATGACAGTAAATCCTGGCTGGAAAGTACTCAACTCTTCCCTCGTAGCCCGTAAAAACATATTCTGTACAAACACATTCTGGTAGGCGTATTCGTTAATAAAACGAACCGGCACCCGGTATCTGGGGTCAACTCCAACAAACCCATCATAAACGTACACATCCCTTCCCTGAAGATAAGCACAGAGGTTCGCATATAATCGTTCAAATATTTCTTCAGATACTGGTATATTCACCTTACCCCAGTCAATGCGGTCATGCACCTCGGAATCATCGACAATATACCGATCCTGGGGTGAACGACCGGTGTATTTTCCGGTCAAGACATTCAGAGCCCCGGTAGAGGAAAAAATACCCTCTCCTTTTCGAATGGCGTGTTCCAATAATTCCGAGATAGAGAGGTTGTAAAAGACCCTACCAGGATAAAAAATACCAGAATTTTCAAGACTATACGAGGGAAACTGCGTATCAACCATCTATCTAATCCCTTTCTTTTTAAGGTCAAATCATCAACTTGGTAATTTCCTCGACCGAGGTTTCCTCCTTAAGGTAATCACCAATTTTTTCGCCATGGCTCAGTACCACAATTCGGTCAGCTACCGGATACACATGGTAGAGATTATGTGAGATAAAGATACTCGAAATCCCCTGTTTTTTCAACTCCCGGATAAATTCTAGAACCTTTTCCGACTCCTTCACCGAGAGGTTATTGGTCGGTTCATCCAGAATGACCAATTTTGATTTAAAATACATTGCCCGAGCAATCGCGACTCCTTGCCTTTGGCCACCAGAAAGTTCGTCCACCAAGGCATGCGGTGAACGCAATCGCAAGCCCACACCCTCGAGTGCTCTCATGGATTCTACCTCCATCTTAACAATGTCGAGATATCCCAAAGAAGCGACCTTCACCCGAGAGAGTTCTCGTCCCATAAAGATATTTCTCATAATACTCATTTTAGGAACCATTGCTGCTTCCTGATAAATGGTTTCGATACCAAGTGCTCGGGCTTCTCGAGGGGAGGTAAAATGCCGTTCTTCTCCTTCAAAAATAATTTTCCCCATGTCCGGGGGGTAAAAGCCAGAAAGAATTTTGATTAAGGTTGACTTGCCGGCTCCGTTGTCTCCCACCAAACCCACAATTTCACCATATCGCACCCCAAAGTTTACACCCTTTAGAGCACAAACTCCTGCAAACCATTTATGGATGTTCACCATTTCTACCAAATATTCGCTACCTTCCATCTTAGCACCTCAGTTTCTTCGCTCGTTCTCGAACAAAAATATTGAGAATCACCGCCAGAATCGTGGCGATCCCAATGAAAACTCGAAACCAGTAACTCGGAGCCCTGGCCATGATTAAGCCATTATCAATCATCCGAATGAGAAACGATCCCACAACTGTTCCAATTAGAGTTCCCACTCCCCCACTCAATGCCGTTCCACCAATCACGGTGGCGGCAATAGCCTCCATTTCCAGACCGCTTCCCATGGAAGGGAGGGTGGTCTCCAGACGGAATGATTGAATAATGCCTGCGAAACCAGCCAAAAGCGAACAAAGCATAAAGTTAACCAGTTTTACCCGTTTCACATCGATGCCCATGGCTCTTGCAGCAGTCTGGTTTCCTCCACTGGCAAACATCCAGTTTCCGAAATCAGTCCGTTCCAGGATAAACCAGAGAATAAGGGTAATAATCCCAAACCAGAAAAGTGAGACTCGGAGAATTCCCATTTTTCCTACCAGTACCCCGGTAAACATCCCCACCGGAAAAGGTGGAGGCCAGCCACCAGTGAGAAGCAATACTCCCCCTCGCCAGATAAGCATAGCTCCAAGCGTGGTGATGAAAGAAGGAATACCAAAGGTTAAGGTAACAAAACCATTCAACGCCCCAAGGCTGGCACCAATGATCAGGGCACAAAGGACCGCTAGAACTGGGTTCATACCCCAGTCCATAAAAAGCGCCATCATAATGGGGCAAAAGGCAAAAATAGACCCTACCGAAAGGTCAAATTCCCCCGTAATCATGAGCATGGTCACACCCAGTGCAACAATACCGAGCTCTGGGATGATTTCAAGCACCACACCGACATTTTCTTTACTCAAAAAAAGCGGCGCAATGGAAAAAAAGACGATAATTACCACAAACAACATAATGAGACTACTGGTTTCCCGAAGAAGCAACGCTTTCTTCAAGCTCAAAACCAAGGAAGATTTCCTCATCTCAACACTCCTTTAAAAAGAAAGAGGGAGGAATGATTCCTCCCTCTACTGGCCTTTTAACGAACTCGTTTTTGCGAAAGTTCCAAAACGAGATCCACATTGGATGCATCAACCACAGCGTTACCCGTGTTTACATCCCAGGCACTCAGGCCATATTCCTTCATGAGATACAGCTGGACAACAGGTAAAAATCCCTGAAGATATGGTTGCTGGTCAATCGTCAATTTGATATACCCACTCTTAATTTCTGCCAGAACTTCTGGTACAAGATCAAATCCTCCTATCGCGAGCTCTCCAGGCTTATATCCTAAATTCTTTGCCGCTTTTGCTGCCGAAGCATGGTTGTACTCCACAGCAATGACTCCCTTGGTTTTTGGGTTGGCCTGGAGATATGCCTGGATTCGAGACTGAGCCACATCCATTTTCATGGTCGTATCCAAGCGCTCGTATGTGTACCCCACTTCGTCCAGATACTGGGTAATCCCTTTAGCCCGTTGCTCTGCCCATACTAAACCCGGTCCACCAACACTGATCAAAAAGTGATATTTTTCTCCCGTCGGAAGACCCTCAGTTACTTTCTTAGCTAAGAAGTATCCCGCTTGAACAAGATCTTGTCCAACGTAGGACAACCTCGCGTTTCCTTGAGCTCCTTCTGGGTCATCAGTGTTCGAACAGATTACCGGAATACCCGCCTCGAGAGCCTTTTTAATCACTGCATCAAACATTTCAGGATGTGGGATGGTAGCGATAATTCCATCCGGTTTTTGTGCCAGTGCCGCTTCAAACTGAGCAAGTTGCGCGGGAAGATCCCCCTCTTCTTTGGGCCGCACAAACATAAAATCAACGTTGAGAAGTTTGGCAGCATCCTGTGCTCCTCGATATACTGCCGCCCAGAAAGGATTTTCTTCTCCAGCATGCGAAATAAAAGTAAAACGATACTTTGCCGCCCAAGCAACTCCACTAAGAGAAATCATTGCCAAAAACACAAAAATTAACGTTAACCCAATAACCCTTTTCATGCTGTTCGCCTCCTTCTCATCTTTTGATAAATCTCTTTCGAAGGAACACCTTTTGTAGTCCTCTCTCACCTCCTTTCCCAGTACTTATTTTATCAAAATGCCATTCGGAATAAATCTGGTATAATATCGTCATCGTCGCTACAGAAAAATTATAGCAAAAGTCTATACGAGGTGACCATAACAAGAAATGGGGATATCCACCTTTCCCTCAACGCTACCGTATATAAAGAACACAATCACTACACCATCTTTCGCCTGGAACTCGTACCCCGTCTTCCTGCCCTG
This window of the Atribacterota bacterium genome carries:
- the pckA gene encoding phosphoenolpyruvate carboxykinase (ATP), giving the protein MVDTQFPSYSLENSGIFYPGRVFYNLSISELLEHAIRKGEGIFSSTGALNVLTGKYTGRSPQDRYIVDDSEVHDRIDWGKVNIPVSEEIFERLYANLCAYLQGRDVYVYDGFVGVDPRYRVPVRFINEYAYQNVFVQNMFLRATREELSTFQPGFTVICAPSYKANPAKDRIRSEAFVVINFSRKMVIIGGTSYGGEIKKAIFTVMNFLLPFQGVFPMHCSANVGEKGDVAIFFGLSGTGKTSLSADLTRRLIGDDEHGWSEHGIFNFEGGCYAKCINLSREKEPQIWDSIRYGAIMENVVVDPETRRPDYSDARYTENTRVSYPVEFIPNALIPGMAGHPQVVIFLTADAFGVMPPVAKLDKEQAVSYFLLGYTSKLAGTERGIIEPQTTFSVCFGAPFVPLRPQVYAQMLGKRIEKYSPRVYLVNTGWIGGPYGIGKRIDIDHTRTIVRSIIDGSIEHVPFEREPIFHLLIPGELPGIPASILNPALSWKNHAEYHEKALELAHQFEHQWEVLTKK
- a CDS encoding ATP-binding cassette domain-containing protein, translated to MEGSEYLVEMVNIHKWFAGVCALKGVNFGVRYGEIVGLVGDNGAGKSTLIKILSGFYPPDMGKIIFEGEERHFTSPREARALGIETIYQEAAMVPKMSIMRNIFMGRELSRVKVASLGYLDIVKMEVESMRALEGVGLRLRSPHALVDELSGGQRQGVAIARAMYFKSKLVILDEPTNNLSVKESEKVLEFIRELKKQGISSIFISHNLYHVYPVADRIVVLSHGEKIGDYLKEETSVEEITKLMI
- a CDS encoding ABC transporter permease, with translation MRKSSLVLSLKKALLLRETSSLIMLFVVIIVFFSIAPLFLSKENVGVVLEIIPELGIVALGVTMLMITGEFDLSVGSIFAFCPIMMALFMDWGMNPVLAVLCALIIGASLGALNGFVTLTFGIPSFITTLGAMLIWRGGVLLLTGGWPPPFPVGMFTGVLVGKMGILRVSLFWFGIITLILWFILERTDFGNWMFASGGNQTAARAMGIDVKRVKLVNFMLCSLLAGFAGIIQSFRLETTLPSMGSGLEMEAIAATVIGGTALSGGVGTLIGTVVGSFLIRMIDNGLIMARAPSYWFRVFIGIATILAVILNIFVRERAKKLRC
- a CDS encoding sugar ABC transporter substrate-binding protein; the encoded protein is MKRVIGLTLIFVFLAMISLSGVAWAAKYRFTFISHAGEENPFWAAVYRGAQDAAKLLNVDFMFVRPKEEGDLPAQLAQFEAALAQKPDGIIATIPHPEMFDAVIKKALEAGIPVICSNTDDPEGAQGNARLSYVGQDLVQAGYFLAKKVTEGLPTGEKYHFLISVGGPGLVWAEQRAKGITQYLDEVGYTYERLDTTMKMDVAQSRIQAYLQANPKTKGVIAVEYNHASAAKAAKNLGYKPGELAIGGFDLVPEVLAEIKSGYIKLTIDQQPYLQGFLPVVQLYLMKEYGLSAWDVNTGNAVVDASNVDLVLELSQKRVR